From a single Fusobacterium ulcerans ATCC 49185 genomic region:
- a CDS encoding patatin-like phospholipase family protein translates to MGKKDVKIGVALSGGGIRATIFHLGLFKWLAENELMENIKHISSVSGASIAIGLIYTYNNMKWPTSREYLEEVLPNLKTAMLKEDVQNKTLITS, encoded by the coding sequence ATGGGAAAGAAAGATGTAAAAATTGGAGTTGCTTTATCTGGTGGTGGAATAAGAGCAACTATATTCCATTTAGGACTTTTTAAATGGCTGGCAGAAAATGAACTTATGGAAAATATAAAACATATTTCTTCAGTATCTGGAGCTAGTATAGCTATTGGATTGATATATACATATAATAATATGAAATGGCCTACAAGCAGAGAATATCTAGAAGAAGTTCTTCCAAATCTGAAAACTGCAATGTTAAAAGAAGATGTTCAAAATAAGACTTTGATAACAAGTTAA
- a CDS encoding NifU family protein produces MDKIEKFLDEEIRPELRKHNGDISIEEYDKQNRKLVLRLMGQCCTCPHSIDTSENFIKISVRERFPEIEVLHVNAGASREFIEIAKAYLRGR; encoded by the coding sequence ATGGATAAAATAGAAAAATTTTTAGATGAAGAGATAAGACCAGAACTGCGTAAACATAATGGAGATATATCTATTGAGGAGTATGATAAACAAAATAGGAAACTGGTTTTAAGATTGATGGGGCAGTGTTGTACCTGCCCTCACTCAATTGATACTAGTGAAAATTTTATAAAAATAAGTGTAAGAGAAAGATTTCCAGAGATAGAAGTACTGCACGTAAATGCTGGTGCTTCCAGAGAATTCATAGAGATAGCTAAAGCATATTTAAGGGGGAGATAG
- a CDS encoding 4-hydroxyphenylacetate 3-hydroxylase family protein: protein MALKTPQEYLESLRKLNLEVYLFGERVKDPVDNPIIRPSLNSVIMTYELAQDPKYADLMVVESHMTGEKINRFTHIHQSTDDLVKKVKMQRLLGQKTAACFQRCVGMDAFNAVYSTTYETDQKYGTEYHARFKKFLEYVQREDLTVDGAMTDPKGDRGLSPSKQEDPDLFLHIVEKRADGIVVKGAKVHQTGIVNSHEVLVMPTISMTEEDKDYAVAFSVPTDTKGIKIIYGRQSCDTRKLEEGTLDRGNPKFGGHEALVIFDDVFVPTERIFMCEEYDFSGMLVERFAGFHRQSYGGCKVGVGDVLIGAAALISDYNGTKKASHVKDKIIEMIHLNETLYCAGIACSSEGHPTVAGSYEIDMLLANICKQNVTRFPYEIARLAEDIAGGLFVTMPSEKDYRDPVLGGYIDKYLKGVAAVPTIDRMKVLRLIENLTLGTAAVGYRTESMHGAGSPQAQRIMISRQSNLEVKKQLVKDILDIKD, encoded by the coding sequence ATGGCTTTAAAAACACCTCAGGAGTATTTGGAGAGTTTAAGAAAATTAAACTTGGAAGTTTATCTCTTTGGAGAAAGAGTAAAGGACCCAGTGGATAATCCTATTATCAGACCATCTTTAAATTCAGTAATAATGACCTATGAACTTGCACAAGACCCTAAATATGCTGATCTTATGGTAGTTGAATCTCATATGACAGGAGAAAAAATCAATAGATTTACTCATATTCATCAAAGTACTGATGATCTTGTAAAAAAAGTAAAAATGCAGAGATTACTAGGGCAAAAAACAGCTGCTTGCTTCCAACGTTGTGTTGGAATGGATGCTTTTAATGCTGTGTACAGTACTACTTATGAAACAGATCAAAAATATGGAACAGAATATCATGCTAGATTTAAAAAGTTTCTAGAATATGTGCAAAGGGAAGACTTAACAGTAGATGGAGCTATGACTGATCCTAAAGGGGATAGAGGACTTTCACCTTCAAAACAGGAAGATCCAGATTTATTCCTTCATATAGTAGAAAAAAGAGCAGACGGTATTGTAGTTAAAGGAGCAAAGGTACATCAGACTGGAATAGTAAATTCTCATGAAGTACTTGTAATGCCTACTATATCTATGACAGAAGAGGATAAAGATTATGCAGTGGCTTTTTCTGTACCTACAGATACTAAAGGAATAAAAATAATATATGGAAGACAGTCATGTGATACAAGAAAACTTGAAGAGGGAACTTTAGACAGGGGAAATCCTAAATTTGGAGGACATGAGGCTCTGGTTATATTTGATGATGTATTTGTACCAACTGAACGTATATTTATGTGTGAAGAATATGATTTTTCTGGAATGCTGGTAGAAAGATTTGCAGGATTCCACAGACAGAGTTATGGAGGATGTAAAGTAGGAGTTGGAGATGTACTTATTGGAGCAGCAGCTCTTATTTCAGATTATAATGGAACAAAAAAAGCTTCTCATGTAAAAGATAAAATAATTGAGATGATACATTTAAATGAAACTTTATACTGTGCTGGAATTGCATGTTCTAGTGAAGGACATCCAACAGTGGCAGGATCATATGAGATAGATATGCTTCTTGCTAATATCTGTAAGCAGAATGTAACTAGATTCCCATATGAAATAGCTAGACTGGCAGAGGACATTGCTGGAGGATTGTTTGTAACTATGCCTTCTGAAAAAGACTACAGAGATCCTGTATTAGGAGGATATATAGACAAATATCTAAAAGGAGTAGCAGCTGTACCTACAATAGATAGAATGAAAGTGCTTAGACTCATAGAAAATCTTACACTTGGAACAGCAGCAGTAGGATATAGAACAGAATCTATGCATGGAGCTGGGTCACCTCAGGCACAAAGAATTATGATAAGCAGACAGTCTAACCTTGAAGTTAAAAAACAGCTTGTAAAAGATATTTTAGACATTAAGGATTAA
- a CDS encoding DUF4184 family protein: MPFTFSHPAIILPLKKLPKKYISMTGLIVGSIAPDFEYFLRMKSKYSHTISGILWYDLPMGIFLAFIFHNLIKEALINNMPLFFESRFINLRDFNWNSYFKKNWYIVIISIIVGVCSHILWDGFTHRTGHFVKIFPVLKSSIRLFGTKIPVYRGLQHISTLIGGIVVIKAVISLPSDTNCISRRGKYKYWFFLIVSTPIIMFYGLSKRIPYYSFWHLIVNFITAFLLSLVLTSFIFRGKKLKDS, from the coding sequence ATGCCATTTACATTTTCACATCCTGCAATTATATTGCCATTAAAGAAACTACCTAAAAAATATATATCAATGACAGGACTTATTGTAGGAAGCATAGCCCCTGATTTTGAATATTTTCTGAGAATGAAAAGCAAGTACAGTCATACTATAAGTGGCATTTTATGGTATGATCTTCCTATGGGAATTTTTCTTGCTTTTATTTTTCATAATTTAATCAAAGAAGCATTGATTAATAACATGCCTCTTTTTTTTGAATCACGTTTTATAAATCTTAGAGATTTTAATTGGAATAGCTATTTTAAAAAGAATTGGTATATTGTTATAATTTCAATTATAGTTGGAGTATGTTCCCACATACTATGGGATGGATTTACTCATAGAACAGGACATTTTGTAAAAATATTTCCAGTATTGAAATCCTCTATAAGACTTTTTGGAACAAAAATACCTGTATATAGAGGACTGCAGCATATAAGTACTCTTATAGGAGGAATAGTAGTTATTAAAGCTGTTATTAGCCTTCCTTCAGATACAAACTGTATATCTCGAAGGGGGAAATATAAATATTGGTTTTTTTTGATTGTTTCAACACCAATAATAATGTTTTATGGACTTTCAAAAAGGATTCCTTATTATTCTTTTTGGCATCTGATAGTGAACTTTATTACAGCTTTTCTTCTCTCTCTAGTATTGACATCTTTTATATTCAGAGGGAAAAAATTAAAGGATAGTTAA
- a CDS encoding DUF523 domain-containing protein has translation MKILISACLLGVECRYNGKGELREDIKALMKEHELIPICPEQLGGLATPRDPAERQGDKIITKTGTDVTAEYLKGAEEVLKLAKLYNCSAAILKERSPSCGYGKIYDGTFSKILITGNGATADLLAKNGIKVTGESKINKIFL, from the coding sequence ATGAAAATCCTGATCAGTGCCTGCCTGTTAGGTGTAGAATGCCGTTATAATGGCAAAGGGGAGCTAAGAGAAGATATAAAAGCTTTAATGAAGGAGCATGAACTTATACCAATATGTCCAGAACAGCTTGGAGGGCTTGCTACTCCTCGTGATCCTGCTGAAAGACAGGGTGATAAAATTATCACAAAAACTGGGACAGATGTTACAGCTGAGTATCTGAAAGGTGCAGAGGAAGTTTTAAAATTGGCTAAACTATATAACTGTAGTGCTGCTATTTTAAAGGAAAGAAGCCCTTCTTGCGGCTATGGAAAAATTTATGATGGTACTTTTTCAAAGATACTAATAACTGGAAATGGAGCTACAGCTGATTTGCTTGCAAAGAATGGAATAAAAGTAACTGGTGAATCTAAAATAAATAAAATATTTTTATAA
- a CDS encoding patatin-like phospholipase family protein, translating to MAEAMEKCWKIKGAFGDLPAYPAWSVNCTTFETGKNFRFSQKFSGDYKIGYFDSKDFPLVNAIASSAGFPFLVGMYKLDTRKYNWYDYGSKDKKNLEHDHIHLWDGGVYDNLGLEAIYKMGNGGACRKGVDFCIVSNASAGSAEFTESGRSILEKLGDTKRLLDIAMDQIGALRSREYMAFVTEKKAGMYVQIGNSAEKITSGAKLDEKIKQELLKECLKEEDCVKVKTYKTTLNKPNERDYNLILRHGYENVKCVYYSYDSILK from the coding sequence TTGGCAGAAGCGATGGAAAAATGCTGGAAAATAAAGGGAGCTTTTGGAGATCTTCCTGCTTATCCAGCATGGTCAGTTAACTGCACTACTTTTGAAACAGGAAAAAATTTTCGTTTTTCACAAAAATTCAGTGGAGATTATAAAATAGGATATTTTGATTCTAAAGATTTTCCTTTAGTAAATGCAATTGCTTCATCTGCAGGATTTCCTTTCTTAGTAGGAATGTACAAATTAGATACGAGAAAATACAATTGGTATGATTATGGAAGTAAAGATAAAAAAAACTTGGAACATGACCACATACATCTATGGGATGGAGGGGTCTACGACAATCTTGGATTGGAAGCTATTTATAAAATGGGAAATGGTGGAGCGTGCAGAAAAGGTGTAGATTTTTGTATAGTGAGTAATGCTTCAGCTGGAAGTGCAGAATTTACTGAAAGTGGAAGAAGTATTTTGGAGAAGCTGGGAGATACAAAAAGACTTCTGGATATAGCTATGGATCAGATTGGAGCATTGAGAAGCAGAGAATATATGGCTTTTGTAACAGAGAAAAAAGCTGGTATGTATGTACAGATAGGAAATTCTGCTGAAAAAATAACTTCTGGAGCCAAGCTTGATGAAAAGATAAAGCAAGAATTGTTAAAAGAATGTTTAAAAGAAGAGGACTGTGTTAAAGTAAAAACTTACAAAACTACTTTGAATAAACCTAATGAAAGAGATTATAACTTGATATTAAGACATGGATATGAGAATGTAAAATGTGTTTATTATTCATATGATTCTATTTTAAAATAA
- a CDS encoding toxin-antitoxin system YwqK family antitoxin, with product MKFIILVISFLMIGCTNIRNNTPSSPRESIKTYYENGKMESKIIYEGNKRNGKMTSYYENGKIAVKGFFKDDKRDKKWIFYNEKNGKISSIEKYKDGQLNGEQVYYHDNGKIKVKGNYTNGKRSGFWEMFDEEGQLEVQNIFIDGENIISIAIYQKNGKLLCNGNVVNQLRQGEWKYFDEDGNIAYIVNYERGIRNGEWHAFDRDGNILMNGIYRNGRIVGIDIEE from the coding sequence ATGAAATTTATTATTCTGGTTATCAGTTTTCTGATGATAGGATGTACAAATATAAGAAATAATACTCCCTCTTCTCCTAGAGAAAGTATAAAAACTTACTATGAAAATGGAAAGATGGAGTCTAAGATAATATATGAGGGAAATAAAAGAAATGGGAAAATGACAAGTTACTATGAAAATGGAAAAATTGCTGTAAAAGGATTTTTTAAAGATGATAAAAGAGATAAAAAATGGATATTCTATAATGAAAAAAATGGGAAAATATCTAGTATTGAAAAGTATAAAGATGGACAGCTTAATGGAGAACAGGTATATTATCATGATAATGGAAAAATAAAAGTAAAAGGTAATTATACCAATGGAAAAAGAAGCGGCTTCTGGGAAATGTTTGATGAAGAAGGGCAATTGGAAGTACAAAATATATTTATTGATGGGGAAAATATTATAAGTATAGCAATATATCAAAAGAATGGAAAACTTCTATGTAATGGAAATGTTGTGAATCAGTTAAGACAAGGAGAATGGAAATATTTTGATGAAGATGGAAATATAGCCTATATTGTAAATTATGAAAGAGGAATAAGAAATGGAGAATGGCATGCATTCGACAGAGATGGAAATATTTTAATGAATGGAATTTACAGGAATGGAAGAATAGTAGGAATTGATATTGAAGAATAA
- a CDS encoding autotransporter outer membrane beta-barrel domain-containing protein has protein sequence MIEKMMKAVKRGNKKRSRNITIGAVVGFLLSCTAVMGADKYLRIKENSGIKFSIDNNDPASTVNPYSENNWDGSIYINNIILSGRDNNAGAGAYGLQLEGDLSGFELINNSSITGTLTGRSGGSYGIYNGSDSIRNLTNNGSIISTSVGRNGGGSGIYSDSGDIESLTNNGSITGTAGEELGQGSGIVNQSGTITTLTNNGTIIGTSTGSYGKGLGIYNNIGTTRSLVNSGSITGTAERESGRGSGIENYQTIGVLTNIGLITGIAAGEDGQGSGIINGLGATTTTLTNNGTIIGESTGKTGKSYGIYNYSSSTIGVLTNIGLITGISTESSGEGYGIYNAQGTITSLVNNGLITGIAVENSNESYGVHNDSGTIEALTNTGVIYGKTNAIWKNSGKIANFNNYGLLISETGDTVNGAIPTNEGLIFKEVSEGNYTAKTDDDYEKFGKKYDSSSSGYIIINAKALGKDKDNITGTESLSLDKGVLTYGNSEKINISSDEKYILNGITDTLKVTGRGNELNNSTINAYETAVAMNGMSMLTLNNTEVNGGVKDSTVNIGGDGNTLTVQGDSVINSSDTAIKVDGNNNDVTLEGNTVVNGKMESTGNNNIINLHGKNMSILHDISGFENMNIKNNVTFFEDVNIKGLKEIKVEETGVLNLRLKADGTINVKGEGEIAKADHAFIGNDMIIQGEGNGVDTAGTLNFVTNGIGKKIYVDMTDIELKNLYIKTSSPIDGYKITDRENIILGAYGSLNEIYRPENTRTNKRYESLNNIYKGIYSSTDENLNALRILISFNNFGNNYEENMSDDKQLKNLMSYLNSIYAETPYSFSSELSRKSTGMFRDIVTENHFRPDLNKWMIMGGLTHADGGTKDTYYGQNYHGFDGGTADTDVDMKLTGAYALGKYGYSENVSLGVTVGGNKSEAELSMSKVEGNSGYIGAFVENYRGNLTLKAGGGIQYSEYDADRRTLGGHSYNEKYSDMAYDIYLNGRYSHNIGDNLFLEPYGTLSYTYIDQDGADEGNQTLAIETDSKSFDYTVGKIGVDLKKVIPHEKGKSTLSAGVSYTKILDGADEEFITGRFKGGSNFDILVAHKNEHSIGLNAKYALELENGVLFDVKGTYAVERDSHNGAGKNKTKGEWIVGAGLGYKF, from the coding sequence ATGATTGAAAAGATGATGAAGGCAGTAAAAAGAGGGAATAAGAAAAGAAGCAGAAATATAACAATAGGAGCAGTAGTAGGATTCCTGCTTTCATGCACAGCAGTAATGGGGGCAGATAAATATTTGCGGATAAAGGAAAATAGTGGAATAAAATTCAGTATAGACAACAATGATCCTGCAAGTACAGTTAATCCATATAGTGAAAACAATTGGGATGGAAGCATTTATATAAATAATATAATATTATCAGGAAGAGATAACAATGCTGGGGCAGGTGCTTATGGATTACAATTAGAAGGAGATTTAAGTGGATTTGAGCTTATAAATAACAGTTCAATAACAGGAACATTAACAGGAAGGAGTGGTGGGAGTTATGGAATTTATAATGGCTCAGACTCTATTAGAAACCTAACAAACAATGGTTCAATAATAAGTACAAGTGTAGGAAGGAATGGTGGGGGTTCAGGAATTTATAGTGATTCAGGAGATATAGAAAGTCTAACAAATAATGGTTCAATAACAGGAACAGCTGGTGAAGAGCTGGGACAAGGTTCAGGAATTGTTAATCAATCAGGAACCATAACAACACTAACAAACAATGGTACAATAATAGGCACATCTACAGGAAGTTATGGAAAAGGTTTAGGAATTTATAATAATATAGGAACTACAAGAAGCCTAGTAAATAGTGGTTCAATAACAGGAACGGCTGAAAGAGAAAGTGGACGAGGTTCAGGAATTGAAAATTATCAAACTATAGGAGTTCTAACAAATATAGGGTTAATAACAGGAATAGCTGCAGGAGAAGATGGACAAGGTTCAGGAATTATTAATGGGTTAGGAGCCACAACAACAACACTAACAAACAATGGTACAATAATAGGAGAATCCACAGGAAAGACGGGAAAAAGTTATGGAATTTATAATTATTCTTCTTCTACTATAGGAGTTCTAACAAATATAGGATTAATAACAGGCATATCCACAGAAAGTAGTGGAGAAGGTTATGGAATTTATAATGCACAAGGAACTATAACAAGCCTAGTAAACAACGGCTTAATAACAGGAATAGCTGTGGAAAATAGTAATGAAAGTTATGGAGTTCATAATGACTCTGGGACAATAGAAGCATTAACAAATACAGGAGTTATTTATGGAAAAACTAATGCTATATGGAAGAATAGTGGAAAAATAGCTAATTTTAATAACTATGGACTCCTTATAAGTGAAACAGGTGATACAGTGAATGGAGCGATACCAACTAATGAGGGCTTGATATTTAAAGAAGTTAGTGAAGGAAACTATACTGCAAAGACAGATGATGATTATGAAAAATTTGGAAAAAAATATGATAGTAGTTCAAGTGGGTACATAATAATAAATGCTAAAGCACTGGGAAAAGATAAAGACAATATAACAGGAACTGAAAGTTTGAGTTTAGATAAGGGAGTTTTAACATATGGAAATTCTGAGAAAATTAATATTTCTTCAGATGAAAAATATATCTTAAATGGAATAACAGATACCCTAAAAGTCACTGGCAGAGGAAATGAGCTGAATAATAGTACAATAAATGCCTATGAAACAGCAGTGGCTATGAATGGAATGTCAATGCTTACTCTTAATAATACAGAAGTAAATGGAGGAGTAAAAGATAGTACTGTAAATATAGGAGGAGATGGAAATACTCTTACTGTTCAGGGGGATTCTGTTATAAACAGCAGTGATACAGCTATAAAAGTAGATGGAAATAATAATGATGTTACTTTGGAAGGAAATACAGTAGTTAATGGAAAAATGGAGTCAACAGGAAATAATAATATTATCAATCTTCATGGAAAGAATATGAGTATTCTGCATGACATATCTGGATTTGAAAATATGAATATAAAAAATAATGTAACATTCTTTGAAGATGTAAATATTAAAGGATTGAAAGAAATAAAAGTAGAAGAAACAGGAGTCTTAAATCTTAGACTTAAGGCTGATGGGACAATTAATGTAAAAGGAGAAGGGGAGATTGCAAAAGCAGATCATGCTTTTATTGGAAATGACATGATCATACAGGGAGAAGGAAATGGAGTAGATACAGCAGGAACTCTAAACTTTGTAACAAATGGAATAGGAAAAAAAATATATGTAGATATGACGGATATTGAATTAAAAAACCTGTATATTAAAACTAGTTCACCAATAGATGGGTATAAAATAACTGACAGAGAAAATATTATATTGGGAGCATATGGGAGCCTAAATGAAATATATAGACCAGAAAATACAAGAACAAATAAAAGATATGAATCTTTAAACAACATATATAAAGGGATCTACAGCAGTACAGATGAAAATCTTAATGCTCTGAGAATATTGATTTCTTTTAATAATTTTGGAAATAATTATGAGGAAAATATGAGTGATGATAAGCAGCTTAAAAATCTTATGAGCTACTTAAACAGTATCTATGCAGAAACTCCATATTCATTCTCAAGTGAATTATCAAGAAAGTCAACAGGGATGTTCAGAGATATAGTAACAGAGAATCACTTCAGACCAGATTTGAATAAATGGATGATAATGGGTGGACTTACTCATGCAGATGGTGGAACTAAAGATACATACTATGGACAGAACTATCATGGATTTGATGGAGGAACAGCAGATACAGATGTGGATATGAAGCTTACTGGAGCATACGCGCTGGGTAAATATGGATACTCTGAAAATGTATCACTGGGAGTAACAGTTGGAGGAAACAAAAGCGAAGCTGAACTGTCAATGTCAAAAGTAGAAGGAAATAGTGGATATATAGGGGCATTTGTAGAAAATTACAGAGGAAATCTAACATTGAAAGCAGGAGGAGGAATACAGTACTCAGAATATGACGCTGACAGAAGAACTCTTGGTGGACACAGCTACAATGAAAAATATTCAGATATGGCATATGATATCTACCTAAATGGAAGATATTCACATAATATTGGAGATAACTTATTTTTAGAACCTTATGGAACTTTATCATATACATATATAGATCAAGATGGAGCAGATGAAGGGAATCAAACTCTAGCAATAGAAACAGATTCAAAATCATTTGACTATACAGTAGGAAAAATAGGAGTGGACTTGAAGAAAGTTATACCTCATGAAAAAGGAAAGAGTACGCTTTCAGCGGGGGTAAGCTATACAAAAATATTAGATGGAGCAGATGAGGAGTTTATAACAGGAAGATTTAAAGGTGGAAGCAACTTTGATATTTTAGTAGCTCACAAAAATGAACATAGTATAGGACTAAATGCAAAATATGCGCTGGAACTAGAAAATGGAGTGCTATTTGATGTAAAGGGAACTTATGCAGTAGAAAGAGATTCACATAATGGGGCAGGAAAAAACAAGACTAAAGGTGAATGGATAGTGGGAGCTGGATTAGGATATAAGTTCTAA
- a CDS encoding acyl-CoA thioesterase → MFSYKYKIVQEDINYGGHVGNERALLFFQFSRMAFFESLGFTELDLGDGVGVIQKNGYVEYNKELFLNDEIEIRITKVEIEKINFTCHYEIYNNAGEKVINGYTMLVCYDYAAKKIKRVPQGFKDKVEALAS, encoded by the coding sequence ATGTTTTCATACAAATATAAAATAGTACAGGAAGATATAAACTATGGAGGTCATGTTGGAAATGAGAGAGCTCTTCTTTTCTTCCAATTTTCAAGAATGGCATTCTTTGAATCTCTTGGATTTACAGAATTAGATTTAGGTGATGGAGTAGGAGTTATCCAAAAAAATGGATATGTTGAATATAATAAGGAACTATTTTTAAATGATGAAATAGAAATAAGAATAACTAAAGTAGAAATAGAAAAAATTAATTTCACTTGCCATTATGAAATATATAATAATGCTGGTGAAAAAGTTATCAATGGATATACTATGCTGGTATGTTATGATTATGCTGCGAAGAAAATAAAAAGAGTTCCTCAAGGTTTCAAAGATAAAGTTGAAGCTTTAGCTTCGTAA
- a CDS encoding sigma-54 interaction domain-containing protein, which produces MGKKGYGFLFKEKIETESLKDEIVENRYINKMMKSIIDSSYDGIYVTDGEANTLLVNKSYGRITGLNIEELIGKNMKDLVAAGVYDNSGSLVVMETGKEATVNQKLSSGKEVLVTSVPVFDEDGKRKYIVTNVRDLSDIERLRRELFLNQNLTQKYKDELENMKEQLVDIDDITFKDKSMFNTLKMILKISKMDTSVLLTGETGTGKTHIAKLIHKYSNRNEQTFIEINCGAIPESLIESEFFGYEAGAFTGASKKGKMGVFELANNSTLFLDEISELNIDLQVKLLKVLESLEVRRIGGERVIQTNARIIAATNRDLRELVKEGKFREDLYYRLNVISINIPSLKERKDDIIPLCLRFLKEFNKKYDVDKFFSQEIIEVFYRYQWPGNIREMKNLVEQLVIISQGNEISTDYLPKYIFQKGALELESDETGRIDELYQYHKMSLKEATLKFQQNLIKNMLKEKGSQRQVAKVLQVDPATITRKLAGVE; this is translated from the coding sequence ATGGGGAAAAAAGGGTATGGATTTTTATTCAAGGAAAAAATAGAAACAGAATCTTTAAAAGATGAAATTGTAGAGAATAGATATATTAATAAAATGATGAAGTCTATAATTGATTCATCTTATGATGGAATTTATGTAACTGATGGAGAGGCAAATACTCTTTTAGTAAATAAATCTTATGGAAGAATAACAGGTCTAAATATAGAAGAATTGATTGGGAAAAATATGAAGGATCTGGTAGCAGCAGGGGTATATGACAATTCAGGCTCTCTTGTAGTTATGGAAACAGGAAAAGAAGCTACAGTTAATCAAAAATTATCATCTGGTAAAGAAGTATTGGTTACTAGTGTACCTGTATTTGATGAAGATGGAAAAAGAAAGTATATTGTAACTAATGTGAGAGATTTATCAGATATAGAAAGACTGAGGAGAGAACTGTTTCTGAATCAGAATCTGACACAAAAATATAAAGATGAACTGGAGAATATGAAAGAGCAGCTTGTAGATATAGATGATATAACATTTAAAGATAAATCTATGTTTAATACATTAAAAATGATATTAAAAATCTCAAAGATGGATACATCTGTTCTTCTTACAGGAGAAACAGGAACTGGAAAGACCCATATAGCCAAGCTAATACATAAATACAGCAACAGAAATGAACAGACATTCATTGAAATAAACTGTGGTGCTATACCAGAAAGTCTTATAGAATCAGAATTTTTTGGATATGAAGCAGGAGCTTTTACTGGAGCATCTAAAAAAGGAAAGATGGGAGTTTTTGAACTTGCAAATAACTCGACTTTGTTTTTGGATGAGATATCAGAATTGAATATAGATTTGCAGGTAAAGCTGCTGAAAGTATTGGAAAGTCTTGAAGTGAGGCGTATTGGAGGAGAAAGAGTTATTCAGACGAATGCAAGAATAATAGCTGCTACAAACAGAGATTTGAGGGAGTTGGTAAAAGAAGGTAAATTTAGAGAAGATTTATATTATAGATTGAATGTAATATCTATAAATATTCCATCTTTAAAGGAGAGAAAGGATGATATAATACCTCTTTGTTTAAGATTTTTAAAAGAATTTAATAAGAAATATGATGTGGATAAATTTTTCAGTCAAGAGATAATAGAGGTATTCTACAGATATCAATGGCCTGGAAATATTAGGGAAATGAAAAATCTTGTGGAACAGCTTGTAATAATATCTCAAGGAAATGAAATATCTACTGACTATCTTCCAAAATATATTTTTCAAAAGGGAGCTTTAGAATTAGAAAGTGATGAAACAGGAAGAATAGATGAACTTTATCAGTATCATAAAATGAGTTTAAAAGAAGCAACTCTCAAATTTCAACAGAACCTTATTAAAAATATGCTTAAAGAAAAAGGTTCTCAAAGACAGGTAGCAAAAGTGCTGCAGGTAGATCCAGCAACAATTACAAGAAAACTTGCAGGGGTAGAATGA